In Streptomyces sp. NBC_00341, the DNA window TGGAGGTGGCGCCGTCACCGAAGTCCCAGGCGTAGCTGATCGCCCCGCCCTCGGGGTCCTCGCTGCCGGCCGCGGAGAAGGCGACGTCGAGCGGGGTGGGTCCAGAGGTGCGGTCCGCCGCGGCCTTGGCGACCGGGGAGCGGTTGCTGCCCGCCAGGTACTCGACGCGGTACAGCGCCTGGTTGCCGGAGCCGGTGCCGTAGTCCAGGACGTACAGCGCGCCGTCCGGGCCGAACGCGGAGTCCATCACCTGGGTCCCGGTCCACGGGAAGGAGTCGATGGTCCCGGGTGATCCGTCGGCCTTCACCTCGATCGGCTTGATCCACTTGCGGCCGTACTCGGCCGCGAAGAAGCGGCCGTCGAGCGATTCGGGGAACTTCACGGCCGAGTCGAGGTCCGCGTCGTAGTGGTAGACCGGGCCGCCCATCGGCGATTCGGAACCGCCCCCGAACTCGGGCGGTGAGCCCGCGTCCCCGCCGTACCTGATCCAGGCGGGCTGCACGGAGGGCAGCGTCGACTGGCCCGTGTTGCGGAAGGAGTTGTTGGCCGGGCCGCCCGCGCAGTCGTACTTCGCGCCGGAGGGGCCGCTCGGGAAGGTGTACTCGTTGTACGTCTCCGAGGCGGTGTTGGTACCGGTGCAGTAGGGCCAGCCGAAGTTGCCGGGAGCGGTGACCCGGTCGAACTCGACCTGGCCGCTGGGTCCGCGGTTGGCGTCGGTGGTGCCGGCGTCGGGGCCGTAGTCGCCGACGTATACGGCGCCGCTCTGCTTGTCGACGGACATCCGGAACGGGTTGCGGAAGCCCATCGCGTAGATCTCCGGCCGGGTCTTCTCCGTGCCGGGGGCGAAGAGGTTGCCGGCCGGGACGGTGTAGCCGCCGTCGGCCGTCGGCTTGATCCGCAGCAGCTTGCCGCGCAGGTCGTTGGTGTTCCCGGCGGAGCGCTGGGCGTCGAACTGCGGGTTGCGTTCGGTGCGTTCGTCGATCGGCGCGTATCCGGCGGACTCGAAGGGGTTGGTGTCGTCGCCGGTGGTCAGGTAGAGGTTCCCGGCGGCGTCGAAGTCGATGTCACCGCCGACGTGGCAGCACTGGCCCCGGTCGTTGGCGACTTCGAGGACGACCTTCTCGCTCGCGGTGTCCAGGGTGCCGTCGGCCTTCATCGTGAACCGGGAGAGGTTGAGGTGGCCCTTCCACGCCTCGAAGTCGGCGGCGGTGCCGGTGACCGGGGCGTCGCCGGCCGGGGTGTCCAGTACGGGTGAGTAATAGAGGTAGAGGTAGCGGTTGGTGGCGAAGTCCGGGTCGGCCGCGACGCCCTGCAGCCCCTCCTCGTCATGCGTGTAGACATTCAGCTTGGCGGCCGTCTTCGTCGTCCCGGCGGCGTCGGTCAGCCGGACCGTGCCGTCCCGGGCGGTGTGGACGACGGACTTGTCCGGGAGGACGGCGAGGGACATGGCCTCGCCCAACTCGTCGGTGCCGAGTGCCAGTTGGACCTGTTGATAGTCGGCGGCCGGGATGTCGGCCTGTACGTGGAGCGCGGTGGGTTCCACGGGCGCGGCCACCGCGGTGCCGGCGGCGAGACCGCCGGTGGCCACCAGGGTGAGGGCTGTGAGGACCCTGGACCACAGGGGTGGGGACAGAGGCATGAACGCTTCCTTCCTGACGGTGCGTGGGGTTGTCAGGCAAGGCGCTGTGTCGCGCTTTGCGACGTGCGTGTGCTGCCGGAGGGGCGGCGATGCGACCAGGTTCTTACTCCCTGCCGCGCCGAGATGCCCTGCCGGAGTGAACTTTTTGCATGCTGGCAACGCAAAATTAATTTGTCAAGGTCGTATCCAAATTCCCGCCGGATGCCCCGTACAGCCATCCGGCACGGATTCCGGATCACATTCCGAGGACGGAAGCGCTTCGCTTATCTAGGGTTCGCAGAGTGATGCCACTCTTGCCTGCACTCCAGGACCCCGCCGGTTCGCCGGCCGCCCGTGAAGCCGTCCGGTTCGGCGAACAGTCGCTCAGTTACGCCCGGTTGGCCGCAGCGGCGGACGCACTCGCTACCCGGATCGCGGAGGCCGGGCGGGTAGCCGTCTGGGCCACCGCGACCCCGGAGACCGTGGTCGCGGTGGTCGCCGCGCTACGGGCGGGCGTGCCCGCCGTGCCGCTCAACCCGAAGACGGGCGAGCGGGAGCTGGCCCATATCGTCTCCGACAGCGCGCCCTCGACGGTGCTGGCGGCGGCCGGTGACGTACTGCCTCCCGCACTGGCCGCGCTGGCCCGGGTGGACGTGGACACGGCCGCCGCACCTCGGACGCGCTCCACCGAGTTCCCCGAGCCCTCACCCGAGTCCCCCGCCCTGATCGTGTACACCTCCGGCACCACAGGCCCGCCCAAGGGCGCGGTCCTGCCGCGCCGGGCCGTCGCCGCCACCCTGGACGCACTGGAGGACGCCTGGCAGTGGACCGGCGACGACGTCCTCGTCCACGCGCTGCCGCTGTTCCACGTGCACGGCCTGATCCTCGGCATCCTGGGCCCGTTGCGGCGGGGCGGCTCCGTGCGCCATCTGGGCCGGTTCTCCACCGAGGGCGTGGCCCGGGAGCTGGGGGCGGGCGGCACGATGCTGTTCGGTGTGCCGACGATGTACCACCGCATCGCGGAAGCGCTTGCCGAACCGGCCGCGTCCGGCGGGCTCGCGAAGGCCCTCGCGGGCGCCCGGCTGCTGGTCTCCGGCTCTGCGGCACTGCCGGTCCACGACCACGAACGGATCGCGGCGGCGACCGGCCGCCGGGTCATCGAGCGGTACGGCATGACGGAGACGCTCATGAACACGGGCGTACGGGCCGACGGCGAAGCCCGCCCCGGTACCGTCGGCGCCCCGCTGCGCGGCGTCGAACTCCGCCTGGTCGAGGAGGACGGCAGCGCGCTCGCGGACCCCGCGTCCATCGGTGAGATCCAGGTGCGCGGCCCGAACCTGTTCACCGGCTACCTCAACCGCCCCGAAGCGACGGCCGCCGCGCTCACCGCCGACGGCTGGTTCCGCACCGGGGACATGGCCACCCTCGACCCCGACGGGTACGTACGGATCGTCGGCCGCAAGGCCACCGACCTGATCAAGAGCGGCGGTTACAAGATCGGCGCGGGCGAGATCGAGAACGCCCTGCTGGACCACCCGGGCGTCCGCGAGGCCGCCGTCACCGGTGAACCCGACCCGGACCTCGGCGAGCGGATCGTCGCCTGGGTGGTGCCGGCGGACCCCGCCTCCCCGCCCCCGGCCGACGAACTCGCCGCCCATGTCGCGGCCCAGCTCTCCCCGCACAAGCGGCCGCGCACCGTCCGCTACCTGGACGAGCTGCCGCGCAACGACCTGGGCAAGATCATGAAGCGGTCGCTCCATGGCTGACCGGCTCTCGGCCCGCGCGGCGATCGCCGCCGTCACCGCCGACTTCACCGAGTCCACCGCACCGCGCGAGGACACCGCGGCCGACGGCCCCCTCGGCTGGACGGGATACGCGGACTCCCGGGCACGGGCCACCGCCCGCACCGGCGAGCACGAATCCGTCGTGCACGGCCTCGCCACCGTCGGGGGCCACCGCTGCGTGCTGGTCTCGTTCGAGTTCGGGTTCCTCGGCGGCTCGCTCGGGCAGCGCACCGGGGACCGGCTGGAGGCGGCGTACGAGGAGGCCGTGGCCCGGCGGCTCCCCCTGGTCTCGCTGATCGCCACGGGCGGCAGCCGGATGCAGGAGGGCATGATCGCGCTCACCCAGCTGCACCGGGTGGCCGCCGCCTCCGCCCGGCTGCGCGCGGCCGGTCCGGCGCAGCTCGCCGTCCTGCGCGACCCGACGACCGGCGGCGGCTGGGCGACCCTCGGCGCGGGCGCCGACGTGATCCTGGCGCTGCCCGGCGCCCAGGTCGGCTTCGCCGGCTCCCGGGTACGGCCGCCCGGCGCGGACCCGGCCGCGTACACCGCGGAGGGCCAGCTGGCGGCCGGCCAGCTGGACGCGATCGTCCCGCCGGAGGAGCTGGCCGCGACCGTGGGCCACTGGCTGGGGGCGCTGGCGTACCGGGAGGCGGGGGCTACGGCGGGGGCCGGAGCGGAGGCGGGGGCTACGGCGGAGGCGGGGGCCGAAGCGGGGGCTACGGCTGAGGCGGATCACCCGGCCCCCGCACCGGCACCCGTCCCGGACGCCCTCTCCGCGACCGGGCTGCCCCGGACCGGCTGGGACGCGGTGCTCCGGGCCCGCTCCGCGTCACGGCCGCGCGCCGAGGCGTATCTGGACGCCTACTTCGGGATCCGCCTCCCGCTCCACGGCGACCGCTGCGGGGGTACGGACCCCGGGCTGCTCTGCGGCTTCGGGCTGCGCGAGGGGCGGCCCGTCGCGTACGTCGCCCAGTGCGGTACCCCGACCCGGCCGGCCGGCTACCGCACGGCGGCCCGGGTGATCAGGCTGGCCGACCGGCTCGGCGTCCCGGTCCTCACCCTGATCGACACCCCGGGCGCCGCCAACGACGCCGAGGCGGAACGGGCCGGTGCGGGCGCGGCCATCGCTGACGCGTTCGCGGCGATCGCGGCCGCCCGGGTCCCCGTCACGACCCTGGTGATCGGTGAGGGCGGTTCGGGCGGCGCGCTGGCGCTGGCCGCTCCGGGCAATACCCATGTCACCGCCGACAGCTACTTCTCGGTCATCGCCCCGGAGCTCGCGGCGGCGATCCTGAAGCGCTCCCCGGACCGGACGCACGCCACGGCGGACCAGTTGCGGTTGCGCCCGCAGGACCTGGTGGACCTGGGCGTCGCCCGCTCGGTCGTAGGGCCCGGCTCGGCGCGCACAGGAAGCAACAGGCCGATAGCGTAAGAGAAGGGAATAAATCAACAGGAATACATCGGGATAGGCCTTCGAGCGAAGAGAGAGGCCAGGTCATGGCCGCAGAATCAGAGGGCACTCCGTGCTGGGCCGACGCGACGTTCGGTGACATCGAGGGTGCGAAGCGCTTCTACGGCGAGCTGCTGGGCTGGACCTACGGCGACTCGCTGCCCGAGTACGGCAACTACACCCAGGCATACGTCGACGGCAAGACGGTCGCCGCCCTGATGCCTCCCGTGCCCGGCCACGAGGTACCGGCTGCCTGGACGCTTTACCTCGCCTCGCCGGACGCCGCGGCCACCACCGGGAAGATCCGCGAGAACGGCGGCGAGGTGCTGGTGGAGCCCATGCGGGTCGGGGAGTTCGGCACGATGGTGCTGGCCCGCGACCCGGCCGGTACGGCGTTCGGCGTGTGGCAGTCGGGCAGCCACGAGGGGTTCGGTGCGCGCAACGTGCCCGGCGCCTACTGCTGGGCCGAGGTCTTCACCCGGGACCCGGAGAAGGCGGACCCCTTCTTCCGTGCCGTGTTCGGGTACGGGCTCAAGCGCGTGGAGGACGACGCGGTCGACTTCGCGCTCTACGACCTGGGCGCGGACCCGGTGCTCGGCCGGATGAAGATGACGGAGGACTTCCCGCCGGAGGTGCCGCCGTACATGAACGTGTACTTCACCGTCGCGGACTGCGACGCGGCCGTGGAGAAAGCCGAGGCGCTCGGGGCTCAGCTCCGGTTCGGCCCGCTCACCATCCCGTTCGGCCGGTTCGCGACGCTGACCGACCCGCAGGGCGCGCCGTTCTCGCTGATCGACGGGACGACGACGGGCGGCGAGATGCCGAAGTTCGCGGACGTCGCCTGACTCCATGCCCCCGGGAGTTCCTCGCGAGCTCCTAGGCCTCGGGATCGCGTGCGTCGTACCGCGCGAACCGGGGCCACCGCAGGGCCAGCAGCAGCACGGCGGCCACGCACACGACCCCGCCCCCGGTGACGGCCACGGCGGGCGATGCGAGGTCGGCGACCGATCCGGCCAGGAAGTCCCCGAGCCGGGGGCCGCCCGCGACGACGACGATGAACACGCCCTGGAGCCGCCCCCGCATCTCGTCCGGCACGGCGGCCTGGAGCATCGTGTTGCGGAAGACCATCGAAGTGGTGTCGGCGGCCCCCGCGAGCGCCAGGAAGACGAGCCCGAGCCAGAGCTGCCGGGTCAGCCCGAACACCGCGACGGCGGTGCCCCAGCTCGCGACCGCGAAGAGCACGGCGAGCCCGTGCCGCCGGATGCGCCCCAGCCAGCCGGAGAACACCCCGCCCAGCAGCGCGCCCAGGGCCGGGGCCGCGACCAGGAGTCCGGTGGTCTTCGCGTCGCCCCCGTACCAGAGGACGGCCACGACGGGGAACAGCGCGCGGGGGTTGGCCAGCACCATGGCGCACATGTCGGTGAAGAAGGTCATCCGGAGATTGGGCCGGGTCCCCAGGAACCGCAGCCCGTCCATGACGGAGGCCCGCTTCGCGGCCCCGGCGGCGCCCTCGCCCCGGTCCGGCATCATCGAGGGCAGCCGCCACATCGCGTACAGCGAGGCGGTGAAGGTGACGGCGTCGATGCCGTAGGCGGCCCGGTAGCCCCACCAGCCGACGATGAGCCCGCCGAGCATCGGTCCGACGAGCCCGCCCGTGGTGCTGGTCATGGAGTTCAGCGCGTTGGCGGCGGGCAGCTGTTCGGCCGGCAGGAGGCGGGCGATCATCGAGCTGCGGGCCGGTGAGTTGAGCGCGAAGCAGACGGCCTGGAGCGCGACGACCCCGTACAGCAGCCCCACCCGCTCCACTCCGGCGACGGTGATCGCCACCAGGACGACGGAGAGCGCGAACGAGCCGTAGGCGCTGGCCAGTCCCAGCTTGCGCCGGTCCACGGTGTCCGCGACGGCCCCGCCGTACAGCCCGAAGACGACCAGCGGGACGAACGAGCAGGCCCCGATCAGTCCGACGGAGAACGCGGACCCGGTGAGGTCGTACACCTGGAGCGAGACGGCGAGCGCCGTCATCCCCTGCCCGACCCAGGAGACCGTGTTCCCGAACCAGAGCCGCCGGTAGTCGGGGGAGGTCCGCAGTGGGGTCAGGTCGGCGAATATTCGGGTGCGGGGTACATCGGGTTCGGTCGTTTCGGTCACGGAGCATGGTAGCGATCAGCCCGGAAGGAGCGGAGTGTCCCCCCCGCGCCCGGGTCCCGCTCCGTGCACGATCTCGCGCCCGCCACCGGAGCGGCGCACCGCCTCGCGACTTGAACGCACTCGACCCACACAGGACCCTCACGGCATCGGCAGCTGAAGGACCTTGCCCCAACTGGGCTTTTCCAAGGCCCAGTTGGCTTCAGGAAGTGAACGCCGTAGGCGTCTTGACGGGGTCAGTCGCCGTGCCCGACAGTCGTTGGCACAGCGGTTGAGAGCGCTCTCAGCCGCCTCTCCCCCCACCCCACGAAAGCAGCCCGCAATGAAGAGGATCGCTCTGCTCGGCGGATCTCCAGGCGTCTCCCCCGGCACCGGAAACCGCACCCGACGGCGTCTGCCGGTCGCACTCGCCGCACTCGCACTCTGCCTGCCACTGGCCGGCCTCATGGGTCCGGCGGGCCCCGCCGGGTTCTCCGGCACCGCCGCGGCCGCAGAACCGGACGCGACCGCCCGTACGGCGGAGGCCGACTGGACCACCATGTTCAGGGACGACTTCGACGGCGCGAGCGGAACAGGCCTCAACACGGCCGACTGGCTCTACGACATCGGCACCAGCTACCCCGGCGGCGCCGCCAACTGGGGCACCGGCGAGATCGAGACGTCCACGGACTCGACGGAGAACGTCTACCAGGACGGCTCGGGCCACCTGGTGATCAAGCCCATACGGGATGCCTCCGGGCACTGGACGTCCGGCCGGGTGGAGACACAGCGCACCGACTTCGCCGCACCGGCCGGCGGACAGATGCAGCTCAGCGCCTCCCTGAAGCAGCCCGACCCGGCGAGCGGGCTCGGCTACTGGCCGGCCTTCTGGGCGATGGGCGCCGACGCCCGCCCGACGGGGGCGACCAACTGGCCCAGCATCGGCGAGCTGGACATCATGGAGGACGTCAACGCCCTCAGCCAGCACTCCACCACCTTCCACTGCGGCCAGTGGGCCGGTGAGTGCCACGATCCCGACGGGATCAGCAGCGGGCTGCAGGCCTGCGACGGCTGCCAGTCCGGCTACCACACGTACTCGGTGACGGTCGACCGCCGGGACACGGCGGCCGAGCAGCTGCGTTTCTACCTGGACGGCGTCCAGACCTTCGCGGTGAACCAGAACGAGGTGTCCGACGCGACCTGGAAGGCCGCCGTCGACCACGGGTTCTTCGCCATCTTCGATGTGGCGATCGGCGGTTCGTATCCGGACAAGGTCTGCGGCTGCACCTCCCCCGGGGCCGACATCAGCTCCGGCGCGGGGATGAGCGTGGACTGGTTCTCGGCCGAGGTGAGTCAGTCATGAGCCGCTGAGCGCTCGTGGCTCCGCGCACCTGCGGTATCCGGACGCCGGGCACGGTCGACGGCAAATGATCGAAGCCGTGCGGCAGAACGGTGCCGTATGTGAGGCTCTGGCCATGAGCACACCTCAACAGCCTTCGGCAGAGCGGCTCCAGACCGACCGGCCGCACTCTGCGCGGGTCTGGAACTACCTTCTCGGCGGCAAGGACAACTACGCGGTCGACCACCGGACGGGCGATCTGATCCTGGAGATGTTCCCGGACATCGCGGACATCGCCCGTCTCCAACGGGCTTTCCTCGCCCGCTCGGTGCGCTTTCTGGCCGCGGAGGCGGGGATACGCCAGTTCCTGGACATCGGCGCCGGACTGCCCACCGCGGACAACACGCACGAGGTCGCCCAGCGGACGGCGCCGGAGTCCCGGATCGTCTACGTGGACAACGACCC includes these proteins:
- a CDS encoding PQQ-dependent sugar dehydrogenase, whose product is MPLSPPLWSRVLTALTLVATGGLAAGTAVAAPVEPTALHVQADIPAADYQQVQLALGTDELGEAMSLAVLPDKSVVHTARDGTVRLTDAAGTTKTAAKLNVYTHDEEGLQGVAADPDFATNRYLYLYYSPVLDTPAGDAPVTGTAADFEAWKGHLNLSRFTMKADGTLDTASEKVVLEVANDRGQCCHVGGDIDFDAAGNLYLTTGDDTNPFESAGYAPIDERTERNPQFDAQRSAGNTNDLRGKLLRIKPTADGGYTVPAGNLFAPGTEKTRPEIYAMGFRNPFRMSVDKQSGAVYVGDYGPDAGTTDANRGPSGQVEFDRVTAPGNFGWPYCTGTNTASETYNEYTFPSGPSGAKYDCAGGPANNSFRNTGQSTLPSVQPAWIRYGGDAGSPPEFGGGSESPMGGPVYHYDADLDSAVKFPESLDGRFFAAEYGRKWIKPIEVKADGSPGTIDSFPWTGTQVMDSAFGPDGALYVLDYGTGSGNQALYRVEYLAGSNRSPVAKAAADRTSGPTPLDVAFSAAGSEDPEGGAISYAWDFGDGATSTDANPHHTYTTAGTFNPTLTVTDPEGLTGTASLVVTAGNTAPTVTLTTPANGGLFSFGDSVPFTVTVTDPEDGTVDCSKVKVTYLLGHDSHRHQITSKDGCTGTIDVPVDGEHDSAANIYGVFDAEYTDAGGLTGHGANILQPRHRQAEHFAAQSGVEAAQHGSAEGGATVGFTDNGDWISFEPYALANATGVSARVSSAGPGGTLEVRAGSPTGTLLSTLTVAPTGDWETFTDVSADVTDAPAGTTELFLVFKGPTGQGNLFDLDAFTFETGE
- a CDS encoding MFS transporter gives rise to the protein MTETTEPDVPRTRIFADLTPLRTSPDYRRLWFGNTVSWVGQGMTALAVSLQVYDLTGSAFSVGLIGACSFVPLVVFGLYGGAVADTVDRRKLGLASAYGSFALSVVLVAITVAGVERVGLLYGVVALQAVCFALNSPARSSMIARLLPAEQLPAANALNSMTSTTGGLVGPMLGGLIVGWWGYRAAYGIDAVTFTASLYAMWRLPSMMPDRGEGAAGAAKRASVMDGLRFLGTRPNLRMTFFTDMCAMVLANPRALFPVVAVLWYGGDAKTTGLLVAAPALGALLGGVFSGWLGRIRRHGLAVLFAVASWGTAVAVFGLTRQLWLGLVFLALAGAADTTSMVFRNTMLQAAVPDEMRGRLQGVFIVVVAGGPRLGDFLAGSVADLASPAVAVTGGGVVCVAAVLLLALRWPRFARYDARDPEA
- a CDS encoding VOC family protein — translated: MAAESEGTPCWADATFGDIEGAKRFYGELLGWTYGDSLPEYGNYTQAYVDGKTVAALMPPVPGHEVPAAWTLYLASPDAAATTGKIRENGGEVLVEPMRVGEFGTMVLARDPAGTAFGVWQSGSHEGFGARNVPGAYCWAEVFTRDPEKADPFFRAVFGYGLKRVEDDAVDFALYDLGADPVLGRMKMTEDFPPEVPPYMNVYFTVADCDAAVEKAEALGAQLRFGPLTIPFGRFATLTDPQGAPFSLIDGTTTGGEMPKFADVA
- a CDS encoding carboxyl transferase domain-containing protein → MADRLSARAAIAAVTADFTESTAPREDTAADGPLGWTGYADSRARATARTGEHESVVHGLATVGGHRCVLVSFEFGFLGGSLGQRTGDRLEAAYEEAVARRLPLVSLIATGGSRMQEGMIALTQLHRVAAASARLRAAGPAQLAVLRDPTTGGGWATLGAGADVILALPGAQVGFAGSRVRPPGADPAAYTAEGQLAAGQLDAIVPPEELAATVGHWLGALAYREAGATAGAGAEAGATAEAGAEAGATAEADHPAPAPAPVPDALSATGLPRTGWDAVLRARSASRPRAEAYLDAYFGIRLPLHGDRCGGTDPGLLCGFGLREGRPVAYVAQCGTPTRPAGYRTAARVIRLADRLGVPVLTLIDTPGAANDAEAERAGAGAAIADAFAAIAAARVPVTTLVIGEGGSGGALALAAPGNTHVTADSYFSVIAPELAAAILKRSPDRTHATADQLRLRPQDLVDLGVARSVVGPGSARTGSNRPIA
- a CDS encoding glycoside hydrolase family 16 protein — translated: MKRIALLGGSPGVSPGTGNRTRRRLPVALAALALCLPLAGLMGPAGPAGFSGTAAAAEPDATARTAEADWTTMFRDDFDGASGTGLNTADWLYDIGTSYPGGAANWGTGEIETSTDSTENVYQDGSGHLVIKPIRDASGHWTSGRVETQRTDFAAPAGGQMQLSASLKQPDPASGLGYWPAFWAMGADARPTGATNWPSIGELDIMEDVNALSQHSTTFHCGQWAGECHDPDGISSGLQACDGCQSGYHTYSVTVDRRDTAAEQLRFYLDGVQTFAVNQNEVSDATWKAAVDHGFFAIFDVAIGGSYPDKVCGCTSPGADISSGAGMSVDWFSAEVSQS
- a CDS encoding acyl-CoA synthetase; this encodes MPLLPALQDPAGSPAAREAVRFGEQSLSYARLAAAADALATRIAEAGRVAVWATATPETVVAVVAALRAGVPAVPLNPKTGERELAHIVSDSAPSTVLAAAGDVLPPALAALARVDVDTAAAPRTRSTEFPEPSPESPALIVYTSGTTGPPKGAVLPRRAVAATLDALEDAWQWTGDDVLVHALPLFHVHGLILGILGPLRRGGSVRHLGRFSTEGVARELGAGGTMLFGVPTMYHRIAEALAEPAASGGLAKALAGARLLVSGSAALPVHDHERIAAATGRRVIERYGMTETLMNTGVRADGEARPGTVGAPLRGVELRLVEEDGSALADPASIGEIQVRGPNLFTGYLNRPEATAAALTADGWFRTGDMATLDPDGYVRIVGRKATDLIKSGGYKIGAGEIENALLDHPGVREAAVTGEPDPDLGERIVAWVVPADPASPPPADELAAHVAAQLSPHKRPRTVRYLDELPRNDLGKIMKRSLHG